A genomic window from Actinomycetota bacterium includes:
- a CDS encoding LuxR C-terminal-related transcriptional regulator → MDGDHHPQAGSDAEIARALGLRTTTVRSHVSSILARLRVADRTQAALPARAAGLGHD, encoded by the coding sequence ATGGACGGTGACCACCACCCGCAGGCCGGATCCGACGCCGAGATCGCCCGGGCTCTCGGGCTGCGCACCACGACCGTCCGCAGCCACGTCAGCAGCATCCTCGCCAGGCTCCGGGTCGCCGACCGCACCCAGGCCGCCCTGCCGGCTCGCGCGGCCGGGCTGGGACATGACTGA